The following proteins are co-located in the Nitrospiria bacterium genome:
- a CDS encoding tetratricopeptide repeat protein, whose amino-acid sequence MRKLAVPTIAVFLLTSWVVLSQAQGASQDCGEDVIELYVQGDPQTRALYKHSRVEFEAKWLERTRCRAEQGDAEAQLSLGIAYRDGSDGPPQNYVKAAKWFHKAAEQKNAMAQFNLGRLYENGHGVPQDYVKAHMWYNVAVATFGSNGKDSLSRMSAFKRREALAARMTSQQIAEAHELAREWWEKANK is encoded by the coding sequence TTGAGAAAACTTGCCGTTCCCACCATCGCAGTTTTCCTACTAACCAGTTGGGTTGTTCTATCCCAGGCGCAAGGTGCGTCTCAAGACTGCGGGGAGGATGTCATTGAACTCTATGTTCAGGGGGATCCTCAGACTCGTGCTCTGTATAAGCACTCACGGGTGGAGTTTGAAGCGAAATGGTTGGAGAGAACGCGATGCAGGGCCGAACAGGGAGATGCAGAGGCACAACTTTCACTTGGAATCGCCTATCGCGACGGTAGCGACGGACCACCGCAAAACTATGTCAAAGCGGCGAAATGGTTCCATAAGGCTGCAGAGCAGAAAAATGCTATGGCTCAATTCAACCTGGGGCGGCTGTACGAGAATGGGCACGGAGTGCCGCAGGATTACGTGAAGGCGCACATGTGGTACAACGTGGCGGTGGCAACATTCGGTTCCAACGGGAAGGACTCGCTATCACGCATGTCAGCCTTTAAACGCCGAGAGGCGCTGGCAGCTAGGATGACTTCGCAGCAGATAGC